In Chaetodon trifascialis isolate fChaTrf1 chromosome 23, fChaTrf1.hap1, whole genome shotgun sequence, the following proteins share a genomic window:
- the LOC139351631 gene encoding uncharacterized protein isoform X1 gives METAVTTEDHAEVAMEDKTEVQASDQTSPDGELKKAVSRRPRRRASTTLSRRGQRGKRRGPGEKRRSQKDRRRGQEEKKEGVTVKRTWSDGKRRWDKKHYCVFCRRPQVKIARHLLRKHADQQEVAAASTLPTGSKQRHLLLEHLRCRGNYLHNIEVIRQGSGEIVPWRQPSQEVDARNYLPCPLCLGFFLRADLWKHQASCRKKITSDSSQDFASTAEKTRDSVKDTTSDSTGNSACDPAEERTSKFTEDTPSDPSGDMTTTDQTGTKRPMTSEPNVDQNMTSDPSVDRPRKRSRVQAAASRLLPISSGASESCSEVLHRMNQDHVSHQVKSDWLICKYGNKLMGNQDGSQRRYDYVSQKLRELGRLLLAAKSLDSGVQTLQDLLAPGRLSLVLASARKASGYRWSRPPLAVKTTLKTVCEIAIGESLQDGDWEAAAKTTDFYHLLGRDWDNLGLLNPDPDTVTPVGGAKLKKRCVQSRSEKGCKEPGQEQSDPRPEVLSQGSNRRMTAIPPEARLQTPITVPAAPRKVRRRPWSSAEKEAVWRQLGVHVLVQSVPGKEVCQRCLDLEPVLRGRHWKDVKNQVHNQIQSQKKQQFHAQMDLQENQEQQDQIQNQKKQQYHAQTNQPDQNNIQNKKKQQYHIQMDHQDQDNIQHNKKQQYQTHLDHQDHIQTHKKQLCHVRLDHQDHTQMHKKQLYQMDEQTQELQTALERETSILTGTLYGPDGPHRAPGQSLLERDPTISPYPLPHRTLGPHMDQLLSRTEWTDESLAQHYSISRPLDRNLLPDASPGGPPANPLSGHVHF, from the exons ATGGAGACCGCTGTTACCACGGAGGACCACGCTGAGGTTGCCAtggaggacaaaacagaggtccAGGCCTCAGACCAAACCTCTCCTGATGGAGAGCTAAAGAAGGCGGTTAGCCGCCGCCCCCGCCGCCGAGCTTCCACGACCCTAAGTAGGCGAGGCCAGAGAGGGAAGAGGCGGGGTCCAGGTGAGAAGAGGCGCAGCCAAAAGGACAGGAGGCgtggacaggaggagaagaaggagggcGTGACGGTGAAGAGGACGTGGAGTGACGGGAAGAGGCGCTGGGATAAGAAACATTACTGCGTGTTCTGTCGGCGGCCGCAGGTGAAGATCGCTCGTCATCTGCTGAGGAAACACGCTGACCAACAGGAAGTGGCGGCTGCCAGCACATTGCCGACAGGCTCCAAACAACgccacctgctgctggagcacCTGCGGTGCAGGGGCAACTACCTACACAACATTGAG GTGATCAGACAGGGCAGCGGTGAGATAGTGCCGTGGCGTCAGCCCTCACAGGAAGTGGATGCGAGGAACTACCTTCCCTGCCCGCTGTGCCTCGGTTTCTTCCTTCGTGCTGATCTCTGGAAACATCAGGCCTCCTGTCGGAAGAAGATTACCTCTGACTCCTCTCAGGACTTCGCCTCCACAGCAGAAAAGACCCGTGACTCCGTGAAGGACACGACCTCTGACTCCACAGGTAATTCAGCCTGTGATCCAGCAGAAGAGAGGACCTCCAAGTTCACTGAGGACACGCCGTCTGACCCCTCAGGGGACATGACCACCACAGACCAGACCGGGACCAAACGACCCATGACCTCTGAGCCTAATGTGGATCAGaacatgacctctgaccccagcGTGGACCGGCCCAGGAAGCGCAGCAGGGTCCAGGCTGCAGCGTCCCGCCTCCTTCCCATCTCCAGCGGAGCGTCTGAGAGCTGCAGTGAAGTCTTGCACCGCATGAATCAGGACCATGTCTCACACCAG GTCAAATCCGATTGGTTGATCTGTAAGTATGGAAACAAGCTGATGGGAAACCAAGATGGCAGCCAGCGGAGGTACGACTATGTCAGTCAGAAGCTGCGGGAGCTCGGCAGGTTGCTCCTGGCTGCTAAATCACTGGACTCGGGTGTTCAGACCCTCCAAGACCTTCTGGCTCCAGGCCGCCTCAGCCTGGTGCTGGCCTCTGCCAGAAAGGCATCCGGATATCGGTGGAGCCGCCCTCCTCTGGCGGTGAAGACGACGCTGAAAACCGTTTGTGAGATTGCCATCGGGGAGAGCCTGCAGGATGGAGACTGGGAGGCTGCAGCCAAGACCACCGATTTCTACCACCTGCTGGGGAGGGACTGGGACAACCTGGGGCTGCTGAACCCTGACCCCGACACAG TCACTCCAGTAGGAGGAGCTAAGCTGAAGAAACGATGCGTCCAATCAAGAAGTGAGAAGGGATGTAAAGAACCAGGTCAAGAGCAGTCTGACCCAAGACCAGAGG TTCTGTCACAGGGCAGTAACCGACGTATGACCGCAATCCCACCAGAGGCCAGACTACAGACTCCAATTACAG tcccTGCGGCTCCCAGGAAGGTCCGACGTCGCCCATGGTCTTCTGCAGAGAAGGAGGCAGTTTGGAGGCAGTTGGGAGTCCACGTGCTGGTGCAGTCAGTGCCGGGGAAGGAGGTCTGCCAGCGGTGTCTGGATTTGGAGCCTGTCCTCAGAGGGCGGCACTGGAAAGACGTAAAGAACCAGGTCCACAACCAGATCCAGAGCCAAAAGAAGCAGCAGTTCCATGCTCAAATGGACCTTCAGGAGAACCAGGAACAACAAGACCAAATCCAAAATCAGAAGAAGCAGCAGTATCATGCTCAGACAAATCAACCCGACCAGAACAACATTCAGAATAAGAAGAAACAACAGTACCACATCCAGATGGACCACCAAGACCAGGACAACATTCAGCATAACAAGAAACAACAGTACCAAACACACTTGGACCACCAGGACCATATTCAAACTCATAAAAAGCAACTGTGCCATGTTAGATTAGACCACCAGGACCATACTCAGATGCATAAAAAGCAGCTATACCAAATGGATGAGCAGACCCAGGAACTGCAGACTGCCCTGGAACGGGAAACGTCTATATTGACTGGTACACTTTACGGACCTGATGGGCCACATAGAGCCCCTGGACAGTCTCTGCTTGAACGGGACCCCACCATCAGTCCTTACCCCCTTCCACATAGGACCCTGGGGCCTCACATGGACCAGCTGCTGTCCAGAACAGAGTGGACTGACGAGTCTTTGGCCCAGCACTACTCCATCAGCAGGCCTCTGGACAGGAACCTACTCCCAGATGCGTCTCCAGGAGGACCGCCGGCCAATCCACTCTCTGGACATGTCCATTTCTGA
- the LOC139351631 gene encoding uncharacterized protein isoform X2 produces METAVTTEDHAEVAMEDKTEVQASDQTSPDGELKKAVSRRPRRRASTTLSRRGQRGKRRGPGEKRRSQKDRRRGQEEKKEGVTVKRTWSDGKRRWDKKHYCVFCRRPQVKIARHLLRKHADQQEVAAASTLPTGSKQRHLLLEHLRCRGNYLHNIEVIRQGSGEIVPWRQPSQEVDARNYLPCPLCLGFFLRADLWKHQASCRKKITSDSSQDFASTAEKTRDSVKDTTSDSTGNSACDPAEERTSKFTEDTPSDPSGDMTTTDQTGTKRPMTSEPNVDQNMTSDPSVDRPRKRSRVQAAASRLLPISSGASESCSEVLHRMNQDHVSHQVKSDWLICKYGNKLMGNQDGSQRRYDYVSQKLRELGRLLLAAKSLDSGVQTLQDLLAPGRLSLVLASARKASGYRWSRPPLAVKTTLKTVCEIAIGESLQDGDWEAAAKTTDFYHLLGRDWDNLGLLNPDPDTVLSQGSNRRMTAIPPEARLQTPITVPAAPRKVRRRPWSSAEKEAVWRQLGVHVLVQSVPGKEVCQRCLDLEPVLRGRHWKDVKNQVHNQIQSQKKQQFHAQMDLQENQEQQDQIQNQKKQQYHAQTNQPDQNNIQNKKKQQYHIQMDHQDQDNIQHNKKQQYQTHLDHQDHIQTHKKQLCHVRLDHQDHTQMHKKQLYQMDEQTQELQTALERETSILTGTLYGPDGPHRAPGQSLLERDPTISPYPLPHRTLGPHMDQLLSRTEWTDESLAQHYSISRPLDRNLLPDASPGGPPANPLSGHVHF; encoded by the exons ATGGAGACCGCTGTTACCACGGAGGACCACGCTGAGGTTGCCAtggaggacaaaacagaggtccAGGCCTCAGACCAAACCTCTCCTGATGGAGAGCTAAAGAAGGCGGTTAGCCGCCGCCCCCGCCGCCGAGCTTCCACGACCCTAAGTAGGCGAGGCCAGAGAGGGAAGAGGCGGGGTCCAGGTGAGAAGAGGCGCAGCCAAAAGGACAGGAGGCgtggacaggaggagaagaaggagggcGTGACGGTGAAGAGGACGTGGAGTGACGGGAAGAGGCGCTGGGATAAGAAACATTACTGCGTGTTCTGTCGGCGGCCGCAGGTGAAGATCGCTCGTCATCTGCTGAGGAAACACGCTGACCAACAGGAAGTGGCGGCTGCCAGCACATTGCCGACAGGCTCCAAACAACgccacctgctgctggagcacCTGCGGTGCAGGGGCAACTACCTACACAACATTGAG GTGATCAGACAGGGCAGCGGTGAGATAGTGCCGTGGCGTCAGCCCTCACAGGAAGTGGATGCGAGGAACTACCTTCCCTGCCCGCTGTGCCTCGGTTTCTTCCTTCGTGCTGATCTCTGGAAACATCAGGCCTCCTGTCGGAAGAAGATTACCTCTGACTCCTCTCAGGACTTCGCCTCCACAGCAGAAAAGACCCGTGACTCCGTGAAGGACACGACCTCTGACTCCACAGGTAATTCAGCCTGTGATCCAGCAGAAGAGAGGACCTCCAAGTTCACTGAGGACACGCCGTCTGACCCCTCAGGGGACATGACCACCACAGACCAGACCGGGACCAAACGACCCATGACCTCTGAGCCTAATGTGGATCAGaacatgacctctgaccccagcGTGGACCGGCCCAGGAAGCGCAGCAGGGTCCAGGCTGCAGCGTCCCGCCTCCTTCCCATCTCCAGCGGAGCGTCTGAGAGCTGCAGTGAAGTCTTGCACCGCATGAATCAGGACCATGTCTCACACCAG GTCAAATCCGATTGGTTGATCTGTAAGTATGGAAACAAGCTGATGGGAAACCAAGATGGCAGCCAGCGGAGGTACGACTATGTCAGTCAGAAGCTGCGGGAGCTCGGCAGGTTGCTCCTGGCTGCTAAATCACTGGACTCGGGTGTTCAGACCCTCCAAGACCTTCTGGCTCCAGGCCGCCTCAGCCTGGTGCTGGCCTCTGCCAGAAAGGCATCCGGATATCGGTGGAGCCGCCCTCCTCTGGCGGTGAAGACGACGCTGAAAACCGTTTGTGAGATTGCCATCGGGGAGAGCCTGCAGGATGGAGACTGGGAGGCTGCAGCCAAGACCACCGATTTCTACCACCTGCTGGGGAGGGACTGGGACAACCTGGGGCTGCTGAACCCTGACCCCGACACAG TTCTGTCACAGGGCAGTAACCGACGTATGACCGCAATCCCACCAGAGGCCAGACTACAGACTCCAATTACAG tcccTGCGGCTCCCAGGAAGGTCCGACGTCGCCCATGGTCTTCTGCAGAGAAGGAGGCAGTTTGGAGGCAGTTGGGAGTCCACGTGCTGGTGCAGTCAGTGCCGGGGAAGGAGGTCTGCCAGCGGTGTCTGGATTTGGAGCCTGTCCTCAGAGGGCGGCACTGGAAAGACGTAAAGAACCAGGTCCACAACCAGATCCAGAGCCAAAAGAAGCAGCAGTTCCATGCTCAAATGGACCTTCAGGAGAACCAGGAACAACAAGACCAAATCCAAAATCAGAAGAAGCAGCAGTATCATGCTCAGACAAATCAACCCGACCAGAACAACATTCAGAATAAGAAGAAACAACAGTACCACATCCAGATGGACCACCAAGACCAGGACAACATTCAGCATAACAAGAAACAACAGTACCAAACACACTTGGACCACCAGGACCATATTCAAACTCATAAAAAGCAACTGTGCCATGTTAGATTAGACCACCAGGACCATACTCAGATGCATAAAAAGCAGCTATACCAAATGGATGAGCAGACCCAGGAACTGCAGACTGCCCTGGAACGGGAAACGTCTATATTGACTGGTACACTTTACGGACCTGATGGGCCACATAGAGCCCCTGGACAGTCTCTGCTTGAACGGGACCCCACCATCAGTCCTTACCCCCTTCCACATAGGACCCTGGGGCCTCACATGGACCAGCTGCTGTCCAGAACAGAGTGGACTGACGAGTCTTTGGCCCAGCACTACTCCATCAGCAGGCCTCTGGACAGGAACCTACTCCCAGATGCGTCTCCAGGAGGACCGCCGGCCAATCCACTCTCTGGACATGTCCATTTCTGA
- the LOC139351631 gene encoding uncharacterized protein isoform X3 has translation MPVYLTTCVSPSLHLCVPQVIRQGSGEIVPWRQPSQEVDARNYLPCPLCLGFFLRADLWKHQASCRKKITSDSSQDFASTAEKTRDSVKDTTSDSTGNSACDPAEERTSKFTEDTPSDPSGDMTTTDQTGTKRPMTSEPNVDQNMTSDPSVDRPRKRSRVQAAASRLLPISSGASESCSEVLHRMNQDHVSHQVKSDWLICKYGNKLMGNQDGSQRRYDYVSQKLRELGRLLLAAKSLDSGVQTLQDLLAPGRLSLVLASARKASGYRWSRPPLAVKTTLKTVCEIAIGESLQDGDWEAAAKTTDFYHLLGRDWDNLGLLNPDPDTVTPVGGAKLKKRCVQSRSEKGCKEPGQEQSDPRPEVLSQGSNRRMTAIPPEARLQTPITVPAAPRKVRRRPWSSAEKEAVWRQLGVHVLVQSVPGKEVCQRCLDLEPVLRGRHWKDVKNQVHNQIQSQKKQQFHAQMDLQENQEQQDQIQNQKKQQYHAQTNQPDQNNIQNKKKQQYHIQMDHQDQDNIQHNKKQQYQTHLDHQDHIQTHKKQLCHVRLDHQDHTQMHKKQLYQMDEQTQELQTALERETSILTGTLYGPDGPHRAPGQSLLERDPTISPYPLPHRTLGPHMDQLLSRTEWTDESLAQHYSISRPLDRNLLPDASPGGPPANPLSGHVHF, from the exons ATGCCAGTGTACCTGACTACCTGTGTGTCGCCCTCTCTCCACCTGTGTGTCCCTCAGGTGATCAGACAGGGCAGCGGTGAGATAGTGCCGTGGCGTCAGCCCTCACAGGAAGTGGATGCGAGGAACTACCTTCCCTGCCCGCTGTGCCTCGGTTTCTTCCTTCGTGCTGATCTCTGGAAACATCAGGCCTCCTGTCGGAAGAAGATTACCTCTGACTCCTCTCAGGACTTCGCCTCCACAGCAGAAAAGACCCGTGACTCCGTGAAGGACACGACCTCTGACTCCACAGGTAATTCAGCCTGTGATCCAGCAGAAGAGAGGACCTCCAAGTTCACTGAGGACACGCCGTCTGACCCCTCAGGGGACATGACCACCACAGACCAGACCGGGACCAAACGACCCATGACCTCTGAGCCTAATGTGGATCAGaacatgacctctgaccccagcGTGGACCGGCCCAGGAAGCGCAGCAGGGTCCAGGCTGCAGCGTCCCGCCTCCTTCCCATCTCCAGCGGAGCGTCTGAGAGCTGCAGTGAAGTCTTGCACCGCATGAATCAGGACCATGTCTCACACCAG GTCAAATCCGATTGGTTGATCTGTAAGTATGGAAACAAGCTGATGGGAAACCAAGATGGCAGCCAGCGGAGGTACGACTATGTCAGTCAGAAGCTGCGGGAGCTCGGCAGGTTGCTCCTGGCTGCTAAATCACTGGACTCGGGTGTTCAGACCCTCCAAGACCTTCTGGCTCCAGGCCGCCTCAGCCTGGTGCTGGCCTCTGCCAGAAAGGCATCCGGATATCGGTGGAGCCGCCCTCCTCTGGCGGTGAAGACGACGCTGAAAACCGTTTGTGAGATTGCCATCGGGGAGAGCCTGCAGGATGGAGACTGGGAGGCTGCAGCCAAGACCACCGATTTCTACCACCTGCTGGGGAGGGACTGGGACAACCTGGGGCTGCTGAACCCTGACCCCGACACAG TCACTCCAGTAGGAGGAGCTAAGCTGAAGAAACGATGCGTCCAATCAAGAAGTGAGAAGGGATGTAAAGAACCAGGTCAAGAGCAGTCTGACCCAAGACCAGAGG TTCTGTCACAGGGCAGTAACCGACGTATGACCGCAATCCCACCAGAGGCCAGACTACAGACTCCAATTACAG tcccTGCGGCTCCCAGGAAGGTCCGACGTCGCCCATGGTCTTCTGCAGAGAAGGAGGCAGTTTGGAGGCAGTTGGGAGTCCACGTGCTGGTGCAGTCAGTGCCGGGGAAGGAGGTCTGCCAGCGGTGTCTGGATTTGGAGCCTGTCCTCAGAGGGCGGCACTGGAAAGACGTAAAGAACCAGGTCCACAACCAGATCCAGAGCCAAAAGAAGCAGCAGTTCCATGCTCAAATGGACCTTCAGGAGAACCAGGAACAACAAGACCAAATCCAAAATCAGAAGAAGCAGCAGTATCATGCTCAGACAAATCAACCCGACCAGAACAACATTCAGAATAAGAAGAAACAACAGTACCACATCCAGATGGACCACCAAGACCAGGACAACATTCAGCATAACAAGAAACAACAGTACCAAACACACTTGGACCACCAGGACCATATTCAAACTCATAAAAAGCAACTGTGCCATGTTAGATTAGACCACCAGGACCATACTCAGATGCATAAAAAGCAGCTATACCAAATGGATGAGCAGACCCAGGAACTGCAGACTGCCCTGGAACGGGAAACGTCTATATTGACTGGTACACTTTACGGACCTGATGGGCCACATAGAGCCCCTGGACAGTCTCTGCTTGAACGGGACCCCACCATCAGTCCTTACCCCCTTCCACATAGGACCCTGGGGCCTCACATGGACCAGCTGCTGTCCAGAACAGAGTGGACTGACGAGTCTTTGGCCCAGCACTACTCCATCAGCAGGCCTCTGGACAGGAACCTACTCCCAGATGCGTCTCCAGGAGGACCGCCGGCCAATCCACTCTCTGGACATGTCCATTTCTGA
- the atp1b2a gene encoding sodium/potassium-transporting ATPase subunit beta-2a isoform X1 has product MSGTKEEDRKGSSEWREFFWNPRTHELMGRTASSWGLILLFYLVFYLCLAGMFVLTMYIMLLTLDDYKPTWQDRLATPGMMIRPKGNQLEISFSVSNTESWDGFIHNLNTFLSPYNDSYQVQTNDNCPPDQYFIQEDSGEVRNNPKRSCQFNRTMLEDCSGMSDRFYGYSRGQPCILIKLNRVIGMLPGKDGQSPYVTCGAKRYKVEKDQWREDSDKIGPLAYFPPNGTFNLMYYPYYGKKAQVNYTQPLVAVKFLNASLNTDINVECKINSNTLATGSERDKFAGRVSFKLRIDDK; this is encoded by the exons atgtcCGGCACCAAAGAGGAGGACCGCAAAGGCTCGAGCGAGTGGCGGGAATTCTTCTGGAACCCGCGAACTCACGAGCTGATGGGCCGAACTGCCTCGAGCTGGG GTCTGATCCTGCTCTTCTACCTGGTCTTCTACCTGTGCCTGGCCGGCATGTTTGTTCTCACCATGTACATCATGCTGCTGACGCTCGACGACTACAAACCCACCTGGCAGGACCGCCTGGCCACTCcag ggATGATGATTCGTCCGAAGGGGAATCAGCTGGAGATCAGTTTCTCTGTCTCAAACACCGAGAGCTGGGACGGCTTCATCCACAACCTCAACACCTTCCTGTCCC cgtACAACGACAGCTATCAGGTTCAGACCAATGACAACTGCCCTCCAGATCAATACTTCATTCAAGAGGACAGTGGAGAG gtcagGAACAATCCCAAGCGTTCCTGTCAGTTCAATCGGACGATGTTGGAGGACTGCTCTGGGATGTCAGATCGTTTCTATGGTTACAGCAGAGGTCAGCCCTGCATCCTCATCAAACTGAACCGG gtGATTGGTATGTTGCCAGGGAAGGACGGTCAGTCTCCATATGTCACCTGTGGAGCGAAg AGGTACAAAGTGGAGAAGGATCAGTGG agggaggACAGTGATAAGATCGGACCTCTGGCCTATTTTCCTCCTAATGGAACCTTCAACCTCATGTACTACCCGTACTACGGCAAGAAAGCTCAG GTGAACTACACTCAGCCGCTGGTGGCTGTCAAGTTCCTGAACGCCTCTCTGAACACAGACATCAACGTCGAGTGTAAAATCAACTCCAACACTCTCGCCACCGGCAGCGAGAGAGACAAGTTCGCCGGGCGGGTTTCCTTCAAACTACGAATCGACGACAAATAG
- the atp1b2a gene encoding sodium/potassium-transporting ATPase subunit beta-2a isoform X2 — MSGTKEEDRKGSSEWREFFWNPRTHELMGRTASSWGLILLFYLVFYLCLAGMFVLTMYIMLLTLDDYKPTWQDRLATPGMMIRPKGNQLEISFSVSNTESWDGFIHNLNTFLSPYNDSYQVQTNDNCPPDQYFIQEDSGEVRNNPKRSCQFNRTMLEDCSGMSDRFYGYSRGQPCILIKLNRVIGMLPGKDGQSPYVTCGAKREDSDKIGPLAYFPPNGTFNLMYYPYYGKKAQVNYTQPLVAVKFLNASLNTDINVECKINSNTLATGSERDKFAGRVSFKLRIDDK; from the exons atgtcCGGCACCAAAGAGGAGGACCGCAAAGGCTCGAGCGAGTGGCGGGAATTCTTCTGGAACCCGCGAACTCACGAGCTGATGGGCCGAACTGCCTCGAGCTGGG GTCTGATCCTGCTCTTCTACCTGGTCTTCTACCTGTGCCTGGCCGGCATGTTTGTTCTCACCATGTACATCATGCTGCTGACGCTCGACGACTACAAACCCACCTGGCAGGACCGCCTGGCCACTCcag ggATGATGATTCGTCCGAAGGGGAATCAGCTGGAGATCAGTTTCTCTGTCTCAAACACCGAGAGCTGGGACGGCTTCATCCACAACCTCAACACCTTCCTGTCCC cgtACAACGACAGCTATCAGGTTCAGACCAATGACAACTGCCCTCCAGATCAATACTTCATTCAAGAGGACAGTGGAGAG gtcagGAACAATCCCAAGCGTTCCTGTCAGTTCAATCGGACGATGTTGGAGGACTGCTCTGGGATGTCAGATCGTTTCTATGGTTACAGCAGAGGTCAGCCCTGCATCCTCATCAAACTGAACCGG gtGATTGGTATGTTGCCAGGGAAGGACGGTCAGTCTCCATATGTCACCTGTGGAGCGAAg agggaggACAGTGATAAGATCGGACCTCTGGCCTATTTTCCTCCTAATGGAACCTTCAACCTCATGTACTACCCGTACTACGGCAAGAAAGCTCAG GTGAACTACACTCAGCCGCTGGTGGCTGTCAAGTTCCTGAACGCCTCTCTGAACACAGACATCAACGTCGAGTGTAAAATCAACTCCAACACTCTCGCCACCGGCAGCGAGAGAGACAAGTTCGCCGGGCGGGTTTCCTTCAAACTACGAATCGACGACAAATAG